The Streptomyces sp. NBC_00286 nucleotide sequence CCGCCAGGTCGCCGTCCGCCAAGGACTCCGCCTCGCTCACCACCGCCGCCGCCTCCAGCGACTTCGCGCCCGACGCCACGGCCATCGCCACCGCGGTCTGCAGGGCGCTGAGCCGCAGGGAGTCCAGGGCGACGGTGCCCGCGACATACGTACGGCCGGTTTCGTCGCGTACGGCCGCCCCCTCGGGCACACCGTTGCGGGCCCGCGCGGAACGGGCCAGGGTGACGATCTTGCGGTCCTCGGGATCAAGCGTGTCGGTCATGCCCTGAGCATACGAAGCCCGAGCCCGGCCACATCAGGCGCGGTGTCCCTGGCCCTGTCCCTGGCCTTGGACGACGCGGTGTCCCTGGCCTTGGGCGACGGCGGGGAGAGACCTTGCCCAGGTCGCCCATGCCTCGCCGGGCGGTCCGTGCTCGATGA carries:
- a CDS encoding cytidine deaminase; the protein is MTDTLDPEDRKIVTLARSARARNGVPEGAAVRDETGRTYVAGTVALDSLRLSALQTAVAMAVASGAKSLEAAAVVSEAESLADGDLAAVRDLGGASTPVLLAGVDGVVRVSATAG